Proteins encoded together in one Impatiens glandulifera chromosome 1, dImpGla2.1, whole genome shotgun sequence window:
- the LOC124913037 gene encoding RING-H2 finger protein ATL2-like: MVPISIVILCSIFIFIIYIYFSIRWYLYNIRHCHPFFHTNNIIFPQDTENPSSSSVLLSSLIPEFIYPSTSKQEDHPECSVCLSVFVEGDKCKKLPACQHTFHINCIDMWFYSHSTCPVCRTPVKPNEDLTPTLSSLSDWRKEIELVIAAGSRKRNESVVDGGTSSVPSQVLFKSRGNGMFAFGRNFSMNRNDNVVMAPSSSGAVTMSTESDVERGGGSDESIHQPTYK; the protein is encoded by the coding sequence ATGGTACCCATCTCCATTGTTATACTCTGCAGTATCTTCATTTTCATAATCTATATCTACTTCAGTATCCGCTGGTACCTTTACAACATCCGCCATTGCCACCCCTTTTTCCACACTAACAATATCATCTTCCCCCAAGATACAGAAAacccatcttcttcttctgtacTCCTCTCCTCCTTAATTCCTGAATTTATCTATCCATCGACATCTAAACAAGAAGACCACCCAGAATGCTCCGTTTGCTTATCAGTCTTTGTAGAAGGAGATAAGTGTAAGAAACTGCCTGCATGTCAACATACCTTTCATATAAACTGTATCGACATGTGGTTTTATTCTCATTCTACTTGTCCTGTATGTCGAACGCCGGTTAAACCGAATGAAGATCTAACTCCTACATTATCTTCGTTGAGTGATTGGAGAAAGGAAATTGAATTGGTAATTGCTGCTGGATCGAGGAAGAGGAACGAGTCGGTGGTGGATGGTGGGACGAGTTCGGTGCCGAGTCAGGTGTTGTTTAAATCGCGCGGAAATGGGATGTTTGCTTTTGGGAGAAATTTTAGTATGAATCGAAACGACAACGTTGTTATGGCACCTTCTTCTTCGGGAGCTGTTACGATGTCAACTGAGTCAGATGTTGAGCGAGGAGGAGGATCGGACGAATCGATTCATCAGCCAACTTATAAGTAG